In Galactobacillus timonensis, the genomic window CCTTCATCAAGAATGGCAGATACTTTCTTCTGATCTTCCCCCTTGCATGACTTGTTCGCTGCAGCCATGATTTCAAGAATCTCATTCTGATCACATTCGTGAATGTGTACCGGTTCCATTTCCTGTACAGGTTCACTGTCACTCACTGTCTGATCATTTCCTGCAGGTTCCCTTTGCTCGGGCTGCGGCGTTAGCACTTCCGGTTCCGGTACAGCCTGTGCCGTCTTTTCGATCGTCGGATTCTCTTCCTTCTCTACCTTCTTCTGCTCCGTCATAGACGGTGCAGAAGCCCGTGTCTTTTCAACGCTTCTTTGTTCCGGTTCCTGCAACAGCTGCATCATCTCAAGACATGCCACTTCCAGACAGTCTCTTACCGAATAGGTATAGCGATACCTGTCCTCTGCTTCGGAAAGGACGCGGATCATGGCAAGCAGCTGATCCTTGCGGCAGTACTGCAGCAGTTTCTGACACTGCTCCATCGATGCGCTCTGCAGAAGTTTTTCGTCATCGGTGGAGGATGCGACAATCGCATCCTTGAGAATTACGATCAGATCATGGGTCAGACGCCTGAGATCATTGCCGTGCTGCTCAGCATTCTTCAGACGGTTCAAGATCGCCGCTGTATCATGCGTGCATATTGCCGTGAGCAGGTTCATCTTTTCGTCCATCGACGCAAGTCCGAAGATTTCGTTGATGGAAGCAGATGTGATGTGCTGCCCCGCATAGGCATATGCCTGATCAAGAATCGAAAGGGAGTCGCGCATTCCGCCATCAGCAAGTTCCGCAATTTCCTCAGCAGCGTCCGGATCAAGCTGGAAACCTTCCTTACTGCTGATATCCAGGAGATGTTCCTTGATCTGCTCCGTATCAATGCGCGTAAAGTCAAAGCGCTGGCATCTTGAAATAATCGTCGGCAGAAGCTTCTGCGGATCCGTCGTCGCCAGAATGAAGATAACGTGGGCGGGTGGTTCCTCCAGTGTCTTCAGCAAAGCCGATGCAGCACTGGATGAGAGCTGGTGAACCTCATCGATGATATAAATCTTGTACTTGCCAAGCATCGGAGCCAGCTGGGCACGGTCAATCAGATCACGGATATCATCGACATGCGTCTCATTGGCCGCGTTGATTTCAATGATATCGGGATGGGTACCGGCGATCGCCTCCCTGCAGTTTTCGCATTCTCCGCAGGGTGCCTTATCCGGATGTTCACAGTTGATTGCACGGGCAAGAAGCCGGGCCATTGTCGTCTTCCCGGTTCCCCGCGGACCGCAGAAAAGATAGGCATGGCCAACAGTTCCTGTACGTATCGCATTCTGAATGCTGCGGACAACGTACTGCTGACCGATGACCTCATCAAAGGTCTGTGAACGGTATTTTTGATACAAGGCTGGTCGTCCCATGGCTACAATTCTCCGATTGCATCCATTATATATCAAAACGGCCGCTCCCCCGCCCGCAGTGGGCAAAGTGTACGGCCGTTTACCTGTTTGTTCCGGTTTGTTTTCGTGGACGATTTCTGCGCTCAGCAAAGAATGTAGAAAGTATCTCAGAACATTCTTTCTGCAGAATTCCGGACCAGATCGTCTTCGGATAGCTGCCGATGTGTTTCAGCTGTTTCACCTGAACCAGCGTCTCAGTGCATCCGCCCTTTGGATCAGCGGTTCCATAGTACAGGTTGCGGATCCGGCTCAGTCCAATAACACCTGTGCACATCATGCACGGCTCCAGTGTCACATACAGATCGCAGTCATCCAGACTCCAGGTTCCAAGTACCTTCGAAGCTTCTTCAATTGCAAGCATCTCGGCATGGGCATTTGCCTGCTGGTAATGTTCCCGCATATTGTGGGCACGGGCAACGATCTCATTGTCGCGCACGATCACGGCGCCGACCGGTACCTCATCGATCTCTGCCGCCTTCTGTGCCTCTTTCAGAGCTTCCTGCATAAAATATTCGTCACTGTGCATGCCCTGATTTTTTCATAAAAAAACGGCACACGCAAGCAGAGGTTTGTATGGCTGCTTCCTTCCGGACCTGACCAAGTTCTATACATGCTTGCTGTACCGTGTTTATTATATGGGAATTTACTGTTTAGAGCAAATTTTAACTCTGAATTGTTTCACGTGAAACAATCAGAACATGTTCTTCTTCTTATCCTTCGGAACAAGGACCTTCTGGCCGCCCATGTACGGCTGCAGCGGCTCAGGAATCTTGACGGAGCCGTCTCTCTGCAGGTTGTTCTCGAAAAATGCAATCAGCATACGAGGCGGGGCGACAACGGTGTTGTTCAGTGTATGAGCGAAGTAATTGCCCTTCTCACCCTTGATGCGGATGCCAAGACGGCGTGCCTGTGCATCACCGAGGTTAGAGCAGCTGCCGACTTCGAAATACTTCTTCTGACGCGGAGACCAAGCCTCAACGTCGCAGGACTTCACCTTCAGATCTGCAAGGTCGCCCGAGCAGCACTCAATCGTACGCACCGGGATATCGAGAGAACGGAAGAACTTGACTGAAATATTCCAGAGACGGTCATACCACATGGCAGAATCCTCCGGCTCACAGACGACAACCATCTCCTGCTTCTCAAACTGATGGACACGATACAGGCCGCGCTCCTCAATGCCATGGGCGCCGACTTCCTTGCGGAAGCAGGGGCTGTAGGATGTCAAAGTATACGGAAGGTTCTCCTTCTTCAGTGTCTCGCCGATGAAGCGGCCGACCATCGAGTGCTCAGACGTACCGATCAGATACAGATCCTCGCCTTCGATCTTGTACATCATGTTCTGCATTTCCGTGAAGGACATGACACCGTTGACAACGTTGCCATGAATCATGAACGGCGGAACGAAATAGGTGAAGCCTTCATTGATCATGAAGTCACGGGCATAGCTCAGAATGGAAGAATGAAGGCGGGCAACATCTCCCATCAGGTAGTAGAAGCCGTTGCCTGTCGTCTCACGTGCACTGTCCAGATCCAGACCATCGAGAGACTCCATGATATCCGTGTGATACGGGATCTCAAAATCCGGAACAACCGGCTCACCGAATTTCTGCAGCTCAACATTCTCACTGTCGTCCTTGCCAATGGGAACAGACGGATCAATGATCTGCGGGATTACGAGCATCCGCTTGCGGATCTCCTCCTGCATATTGTTTTCTTCAACTTCAAGAGTTTCGAGTTCCTTGTCTACGTCCTTAACGCGCTGTTTGCACGATTCCGCATCTTCCTTCTTGCCCTCGCGCATCAGTGCGCCGATCTGCTTGGATACACGGTTGCGCTCTGCACGCAAATCATCGCCGTGCTGTTTGGCGGCGCGGTACTTTTCATCCAGGTCGCGCACCTCATCGACCAGCGGAAGTTTTTCGTCCTGGAACTTCTTCTTGATATTTTCTTTGACGAAGTCCGGATTCTCACGAATAAGCTTAATGTCAATCATCTTTCTTCTCCTTTATAGAAATAAAAAACATCGTCTCCATTGCTAGGGACGATGTGATCGCGGTGCCACCCTGATTGAAATTGTTTCACGTGAAACAATTTCCTCTCGACACGGATAACGGGCGCTGCCGGAAATGACTGGTTTCTCTCGGGAATGGATTTCTCTGTCCTCTGCAATGGTTCGCATCAACCACCATTTTTCTGCGCCAGAACGTACAGATACTAAGTTCCTTCAACGATTTACGAACACATTCTGTCATCGTAAACATGGTTTGTCAAGAAACTGTCCAGGGTATAAAATTGTGGAACCATGAAACGATTTCTAGCGTTTTTCCTCACATGTACGATGCTCGCTGCCTGCGGCACAAAACAAAGCACGCAGCAGAATACGAACAGTTCTACTAACGATTATAACGGTCCCGAAGTATCCGCCGACACCCGTACCGATGAAGAAAAGGAACTGGCGATGATCCAGGATGCCGTCTCTACCTACAATGATAATAAGGTCAGCGAGACCTCGGACTATTACGGAGTTACGATTCCGGATCTTCCGCTGGAAGTGGATTCCCTTCCCCAGGTCAATTCGCTGAGTGATCTGACAATTCTGGATACAGACCCGATGATGACCAATTCAGTACTGACGGCAGAGATGCCGATCGATTCCGCCTACACCATCATCTTTACGATTTACCATGCGACCGGTGAATCGTTCTGGCTGAATGGAACCGTGGAATTTCAGCAGAATCTCGATGCAGTCACAGTTGATGATCCGCAGTACGCAGATATACGTAATACATTGTCTTCTCTTCTTTCGCAGCAGAAAACCATTCTGAACTGGTTCTACGGGCTGAACGTAACCGTCGGCGATACACCGGTCGAAGGTACGGAATACTATCCGGTTGTTTCGGTGGAAGGTCTTTCTTCTCCTTCCATCGCCGCAATGAAGGAAGCGGCGGAAAAAATATTTACCGCCGACTATCTGAATGCATCATTCTATCCGTCCGCATTTGACGGAGAGGAACCGATGTATCAGGAGATCAACGGACAGCTTTGCAAGCGTGAATCCGATATGACAAGCATGCTGGATGGCGAAAGCTACGCAACGGATTATATTGCGACTGTTTCCAACCAGGATGATCGCATTCTGATTGATATTCATACCACAATTCTTGACCAGGTACAGCCCACAATACGCCGTATCGTTCTCTTGAATACTGACAGCGGCATCCGCCTTTCGGCCGCCTACGAATGATGCCCGCATGCATATTCATGCATGAGAATGCATGAATAGATGAAGAATGTAGATGAAATGTACAACATTCTTGTTGAAAAATCTGGTTTCACATGCTTGAAATGTGAGATTTATGTGTTAGTATCCGCTTTGGAGGAGCCACCCGGGAAAGGAGCCAGAAAATGGCAAAGAAATCCGAAGAGGTTTACAAGAAGAAGCTTGACTACAACAACAATTACAATCGTCTGAATTACCGCTCCTTCTCCATCCGCTACAACGTCACCTCAGAAAAGAGAATCATCAGTTGGCTCGAAAAGAAACCCAGTCTGAAGGTTTATCTGACTGAGCTGATTGCGGAAGATATGGAGAAGCACGGCCGCTCTGCTGCCAAGACTCCGGCAAAGAAAAAGGAAAAAGCGGAAGAGCCGTCAAAAAAAACTGCAGGAAAGAAGACTGCAGCCAAGCACAAATAAACAATTAAAATTCATTCGCTTCCTACGCTGCAGCAGCCAGTGGCCCTGCTGCAGCTTTTTTAATGCGAATGAGGAGGAATAAAATGTATTCGTAATATCTTCTATACTTTACGGGAGTATTGTTTCATCAGGAGAAGGAAACGTGGAACTGTCGCAGCTTATTACATACGCAAAAGACAAATATCAGATCAAGCCACAGTACAGGTTGAAGGACTTTCCCGGCTTTCCCGTTCTCTGTCATCCGGGGACAAAAAAAGATATCGCCTTTCTGATGCAGCAGTATGACAGCGAAACCGGAGAGTTCATTGAATGCTGCGATCTCAAGTGCAGTCCGAACGATAACATACCGCGAAATGTGTCGTGGATTTCCCGCCCCTTCCACAAGAAAGGCCCCAACTGGATCGGCATATCCTTCACCCAAGACACGGACGCTGATGCCGTATTCCATCTTTTTGATCAGGCCGTTCAGATGGAAAATCAGTCCGGCTGTACCATTGTTCTGGATGAAATATCAAATGCAGCAGACAAAAGTTATCATGATACGCCGCTGCCGTTTTCCGACAGTTCCTACCGTCCCGCAAAAGAAGTCATGCCGGACAGACTTCGCAGATTGATCCGGATGTTTTCCTACTTCCGCCATTCTCCTAACATACGTGCAAAGGAATTCTATGAACAGGCAAAGTTCATGGAAAACTACACGGATGACGTACCATGGACGGGCAGCTTCTTCACCTATTTTCCTACCTATCAGGATCTGACAACCACGCAGCTGCGCGGATATTTTTCCTGGCGCACCAGAGTAAGAAACGGTGAGTATACGCCGATCTCTTCTTCTGCAGCCCATATTTATATTTACGAACTGCTCAACGGCATCGGAACCAGCTCTGCGGAAGATGCGCTGCAGAAGATGAAGGATTTTGAGTCCGGCTTTATTGACTCCGGCATCGGCGACGAAAACCTACGTCCCGGCCTGGATGAATGGATGGTGAGCTTTGCCATTCTGCACGCTCTTCCCTCAGATCTGATCAAGGATCACATTGATAAAAAAATGATGCAGAAAGATGAAGCCCTTGCCGCACTGCGCAGCCCCGCGGAATCGAGAGATGAACAGATCTTCTCTGCATTGTGTTTGCTCGCTCCAGGGGCACTGTCCAACTCAGCCGTCGTATCCATGGACAGAACCCGCGCCGTCCACCTCTTCAGTGAAGCATGGCGTTCCGCGTCACATTACATCCATAATGGTATGGATCTTTTTACGCTGTGCTTTGGAAAGCCGATTGAGTGGCGGTGGCTGCCCCTCAATAACACAGTCTATTATCGTCCGGATTCATATCCTGACGCTGACTATATCCTGGATCCAGTCCGTTCCTATTATTGCCGTCACAACGTATGGAAAACCAGGTCTTACGATTCTCTGTATTTTGACAAAGATTTATTCAATGGCTTTCTTCATGAAACAGACCGCCTGCTGCGAAAATATCTGAAGACCGGAAGAAAACTGAAACAGCGAACGAGCGAAGAATGGGCAGATCCTTATGTCAACGCCGTCATTGAAGCAGACAGAAAAGCGGTTCTTGAAGCATCACGTCCAAAGATCAGCATCGACCTTTCCGAACTGGACCAGATCCGCAGCGACTCTCTGATTACGCGTAACAGCCTGCTTACCGAAGAGGATCTGCAGGAATTGAATGAAACACAGGTGGAAACAGTTCCAGAACCGGAAACGAAAAATACAGATGAAGCACAGAATACTGCGGCTGTACCATTAAATGCAGTCGAAGCCAAAATCCTGCGAAAGCTGTTACGTTACGAAGATCCTTCATCGCTGATACGGAAGAATCACCTCACTCCTGCTCTGACTGCAGACAAGATCAATGAAGCCATGTTTGATGAAATCGGTGATACCATTCTTGCCTGCGAAGATGATCAGTTATCCATCGTTGAAGATTACCGGGAGGATCTTGCCCGACTGCTTGGAGGCACACAATGAACAACAATAAGAAAGTACCGAAACGCATTTCACAGACCGTTCTGAATTCACTGAAAGGCGGCGTCGTTCCGCGCATCGGTCTGCCGTATATTACCGTCGGCCGTAAAAATGAGATCGCAGCACTGCTTCATGATGTCGACATTATTTCGGAAGGCGGCGCATCGTTCCGTTTCATCGTTGGACGCTATGGAAGCGGAAAGAGTTTCCTGCTGCAGACGATCCGCAACTATGCCATGGACCGCGGCTTTGTCGTCGCTGACGGGGATCTTTCGCCAGAGCGCCGCCTGCAGGGTACGCGCGGCCAGGGGCTTGCGACCTACCGTGAACTGATCTCCAACCTCTCAACAAAAACAAAGCCAGAAGGAGGTGCACTGACACTCCTGCTTGATCGCTGGATCAGCAGTGTACAGAATGAAGCCGTACAGGAAACCGGACTGCTGCCAGGTGATCCTGCCCTGACCACCGCAACGGACAGGAAGATCTACGCCGTCACGTCTTCACTCAGCGAGCTGGTGCACGGCTTTGAATTTGCCCGCCTGCTTTCCACCTACTACCATGCGACCATGGAAGGCGACGATGCCCTCAAGGCAAAGGTTGTCCGCTGGTTCCGTGGCGAATACAGTCTCAAAAGTGAAGCCAGGCAGGAACTCGGCGTCAATATCATCATTACCGACGAAGACTGGTACGACTATCTGAAGATCTTCGCATCCTTCTTCCGCATGGCCGGATATGCAGGCATGTTAATCATGATTGATGAACTCGTCAACATCTACAAGATTCCCAATGCCATCACCCGCCAGTACAACTATGAAAAGATCCTTACCATGTATAACGACACGCTGCAGGGCAAAGCACATTATCTCGGCATCCTCATGGGCGCAACTCCACAGGCCCTCGAAGACAGGCGCCGCGGCATCTACAGCTACGAAGCATTGCGTTCAAGACTTGCCGAAGGCCGCTTCTCAAGGCCGGGTGCACGCGATCTGCTCGCCCCTGTCATCCGTCTGGAGCCGCTAACGGCGGAAGAGATGCTCGTCCTGTGTGAAAAGCTGGCAGACATGCACGCAGGTCTTTACAGCTATGAACGGAAGATCACAACGGATGATCTCGCCGGCTTCATCAAGATTGAATACGGACGCATCGGTGCCGATCAGAACATCACGCCCCGCGAAGTGATCCGCGACTTCATTGAGCTTCTTGACCTTCTGTATCAAAATCCTGACATGACCCTCGCACAGCTGCTGCAGTCGGATGAATTTACCTACACAAAATCTGAAGCAGTTTCTGATGAGGCGGATCAGGGTTATACGGAGTTCACAGTATGAACGTATTTGATCGTTATGCCCCGTTTATTCAGGACTACATCTACCGCTCAGGGTGGAAGAGTCTTCGTGCCGTGCAGAATGCGGCAGGCGAAGCCATCTTCAATACCGATGACAATGTTCTGCTTACTGCTTCAACTGCCTCCGGAAAGACGGAAGCCGCTTTCTTTCCGATCCTGACTCTGCTGGATGAAAATCCCTCAAGTACCGTCGGCGTCCTTTATATCGCTCCCTTGAAGGCATTGATTAATGATCAGTTCGGCCGTCTCAATGAGCTTTGCATGGATGAAGGGATTGCCGTCACACGCTGGCACGGGGATGCCTCTCAGACACAGAAGCGCAGACTGCTGAAAAAGCCTTCCGGCATTCTTCAGATCACGCCCGAATCATTGGAATCACTTCTCATCAACAAGCATATGGAGATTCCGTCCCTGTTTGGCGATCTTCGCTTCATTGTGATTGACGAGATCCATTCCCTGCTGCGCGGTGACAGAGGTCTGCAGACGTTCTGTCTCATTGAACGTCTCTGCCGGATTGCGGGCTGTGATCCGCGAAGAATCGGCCTTTCCGCAACCATCGGAAATCCGGAAGATGCCGGCAGATTTCTGTCGGCCGGCAGTCAAAGAAAAACGATCATTCCAAAGTTTGAAGGCGGAAAGGAAGTATGGCGGCTTTCCATGGAACACTTCTATAACAGTGCACCGCAGGCCGATGAAGGAAAGACACTATCACAGAAGACGCCGCCGATGGAAGAAGTCAGCGACCCGGCACCGAAAAATGCCGATCCCGGCATTGGCTATATCTTTGAACACACCATGGGAAGAAAATGTCTCATCTTCACCAATTCCCGCGAAGAGTGTGAATCCGTCTGTCAGAGTCTTCGCCAGTACTGTGAAGCCAATCATGAACCGGACCGCTTCCTGATCCACCATGGCAACCTTTCCGCATCCTATCGGGAAAGCGCCGAAGAAGAGATGAAGGATGATGACTCACAGATGAGTGTCTGCGCCACGGCGACACTGGAGCTTGGCATTGATATCGGAAAGCTCGAGCGTGCCTTTCAGATTGATGCGCCGTTTACTGTCTCCGGCTTTCTGCAGCGGATGGGACGGACCGGAAGACGCGGACAGCCTTCCGAAATGTGGTTCGTCATGCGCGAAGATCATATGGAGGCCCGCGCCCTGTTGCCTGCAAGCATACCATGGTATCTCATCCAGGGCATCGCGCTGGTGCAGCTGTATATAGAAGAGCGCTTCGTGGAGCCGCCGCGCATGGATCGTCTCCCCTACAGTCTTCTCTACCATCAGACGATGAGTACTCTGGCTTCCCAGGGCGAGATGACGCCTGCCGAGCTTGCGTCACGGGTACTGACGCTGAGCTGTTTCAGTAAGATTACGCAGGATGATTACCGGCTGCTGTTAAGGCATCTAATTGAGATCGACCATATCAACCGCACGGAAAACGGTGGACTGATTGTCGGTCTGGCCGGTGAGCGGGTTGTAAACAATTACAAATTCTACGCCGTGTTTCAGCAAAACGTAGAATATACGGTCCGCTCCGGTTCCGAGCAGCTTGGCACCATTGTCAAACCCGCCCCTGTCGGGGACAAAATTGCGATTGCCGGCCGCGTGTGGGTCGTGGAGGAAGTTGATCATAAGCGCCGTGAAGTGTACTGTACGCTTGTCAAGGGCAATATTCCAGCATACTTCGGTGATGTGGCCGGCGATATTCATACACGCATTCTGGAACGCATGTATGGCGTACTGAGCGAAGATAAGGAATATCCCTACCTGATGCCCCATGCCGTCTGCCGACTGGCGGATGCGCGGGAAACATTTAGAAAATCACTGATGTCCCAGCGTCCCCTGGTACCGCTTGGCGGAAAGATGTGGGTACTGTTCCCGTGGCTTGGCAGCTATGCCTTCCTGGCACTGGAACGGTTTCTGAAGCTGCGCTGCGGCGAGAGGCTTGGTCTCAAGGGGCTGCAGTCGTCTCGTCCCTACTATATGCAGTTCACCATGCAGGTAAGTGAAGCAGAGTTCTATCAGATCGTCTGTGAAGAGGCTGCGAAGGACTTTGATGCACTTGAACTTGTCTATCCAAACGAAGTTCCGGTATTTGAGAAGTACGATGAATATGTTCCTGAAGAACTCGTGCGCAAAGGCTTTGCCCATGGCGTACTGGATATGAACGGTATGAAGAAGCGTGTTCTTTCCTGGAAGAAGTATACAGAATGAAAAATAAGAATTGATAACTGTAAAGAAGGCACTGCAGGATTCATGATCCGACAGTGCCTTTCCTGTTATGGAGATTTCTATTCTGTAATGAAGAATCAGTTGTTTTCTTCGGTGCTGATGGAATCATCTTTCCCTGTTTCCGGAGCAGACGGCGTCGCATCCTGCTCTGCCGATTCATCCTCTGGTTCCGGCTCCACAACAGCGACAGCGGAAACCTTGCGGTCATCTTCGACACGGATCAGGCGGACACCCTGTGTATTGCGGCTCATGGAACGTAGCGGATCCATGGAGATACGGATGATGATGCCATCATTGGACATGATCATCAGGTCTTCGCCACCGTTGACGATGCGCATGCACACGAGGCTGCCGGTCTTGTCGGTCACATTCATGGCCTTGACGCCCTTGCTGCCGCGGTGCGTGAGACGGAACTCGCTGAGCTTGGTCAACTTGCCGTAGCCCTTTTCAGAGACGGTCAGAACGTTTTCGCCTTCTTCGCTCGTTGCCATGCCGATGACCTCTCCGCCATCAATGTTCATGGCCTTTACACCCATCGAAGAACGTCCGGATGCGCGGACATCATTTTCATCGAAGAGAACGGCCTTGCCATTGGAGCAGCCGACGAGAATCTTCGCATGTCCATTGGTCGCTCTGACGAAGGAAAGCTCATCGCCTTCGCGCAGCGTCATCGCAATCTTGCCCTTGCGGTTGATATTTTCAAACTCCGAGATCTCGACACGCTTGATCATGCCAAGCTTCGATACAATCGCAAGTCCCCTTGCCTCATCATTTTCAGAATATGGAACGATGGCACGT contains:
- a CDS encoding ATP-binding protein is translated as MNNNKKVPKRISQTVLNSLKGGVVPRIGLPYITVGRKNEIAALLHDVDIISEGGASFRFIVGRYGSGKSFLLQTIRNYAMDRGFVVADGDLSPERRLQGTRGQGLATYRELISNLSTKTKPEGGALTLLLDRWISSVQNEAVQETGLLPGDPALTTATDRKIYAVTSSLSELVHGFEFARLLSTYYHATMEGDDALKAKVVRWFRGEYSLKSEARQELGVNIIITDEDWYDYLKIFASFFRMAGYAGMLIMIDELVNIYKIPNAITRQYNYEKILTMYNDTLQGKAHYLGILMGATPQALEDRRRGIYSYEALRSRLAEGRFSRPGARDLLAPVIRLEPLTAEEMLVLCEKLADMHAGLYSYERKITTDDLAGFIKIEYGRIGADQNITPREVIRDFIELLDLLYQNPDMTLAQLLQSDEFTYTKSEAVSDEADQGYTEFTV
- a CDS encoding DEAD/DEAH box helicase, translated to MNVFDRYAPFIQDYIYRSGWKSLRAVQNAAGEAIFNTDDNVLLTASTASGKTEAAFFPILTLLDENPSSTVGVLYIAPLKALINDQFGRLNELCMDEGIAVTRWHGDASQTQKRRLLKKPSGILQITPESLESLLINKHMEIPSLFGDLRFIVIDEIHSLLRGDRGLQTFCLIERLCRIAGCDPRRIGLSATIGNPEDAGRFLSAGSQRKTIIPKFEGGKEVWRLSMEHFYNSAPQADEGKTLSQKTPPMEEVSDPAPKNADPGIGYIFEHTMGRKCLIFTNSREECESVCQSLRQYCEANHEPDRFLIHHGNLSASYRESAEEEMKDDDSQMSVCATATLELGIDIGKLERAFQIDAPFTVSGFLQRMGRTGRRGQPSEMWFVMREDHMEARALLPASIPWYLIQGIALVQLYIEERFVEPPRMDRLPYSLLYHQTMSTLASQGEMTPAELASRVLTLSCFSKITQDDYRLLLRHLIEIDHINRTENGGLIVGLAGERVVNNYKFYAVFQQNVEYTVRSGSEQLGTIVKPAPVGDKIAIAGRVWVVEEVDHKRREVYCTLVKGNIPAYFGDVAGDIHTRILERMYGVLSEDKEYPYLMPHAVCRLADARETFRKSLMSQRPLVPLGGKMWVLFPWLGSYAFLALERFLKLRCGERLGLKGLQSSRPYYMQFTMQVSEAEFYQIVCEEAAKDFDALELVYPNEVPVFEKYDEYVPEELVRKGFAHGVLDMNGMKKRVLSWKKYTE
- the serS gene encoding serine--tRNA ligase, which produces MIDIKLIRENPDFVKENIKKKFQDEKLPLVDEVRDLDEKYRAAKQHGDDLRAERNRVSKQIGALMREGKKEDAESCKQRVKDVDKELETLEVEENNMQEEIRKRMLVIPQIIDPSVPIGKDDSENVELQKFGEPVVPDFEIPYHTDIMESLDGLDLDSARETTGNGFYYLMGDVARLHSSILSYARDFMINEGFTYFVPPFMIHGNVVNGVMSFTEMQNMMYKIEGEDLYLIGTSEHSMVGRFIGETLKKENLPYTLTSYSPCFRKEVGAHGIEERGLYRVHQFEKQEMVVVCEPEDSAMWYDRLWNISVKFFRSLDIPVRTIECCSGDLADLKVKSCDVEAWSPRQKKYFEVGSCSNLGDAQARRLGIRIKGEKGNYFAHTLNNTVVAPPRMLIAFFENNLQRDGSVKIPEPLQPYMGGQKVLVPKDKKKNMF
- a CDS encoding TerB N-terminal domain-containing protein — its product is MELSQLITYAKDKYQIKPQYRLKDFPGFPVLCHPGTKKDIAFLMQQYDSETGEFIECCDLKCSPNDNIPRNVSWISRPFHKKGPNWIGISFTQDTDADAVFHLFDQAVQMENQSGCTIVLDEISNAADKSYHDTPLPFSDSSYRPAKEVMPDRLRRLIRMFSYFRHSPNIRAKEFYEQAKFMENYTDDVPWTGSFFTYFPTYQDLTTTQLRGYFSWRTRVRNGEYTPISSSAAHIYIYELLNGIGTSSAEDALQKMKDFESGFIDSGIGDENLRPGLDEWMVSFAILHALPSDLIKDHIDKKMMQKDEALAALRSPAESRDEQIFSALCLLAPGALSNSAVVSMDRTRAVHLFSEAWRSASHYIHNGMDLFTLCFGKPIEWRWLPLNNTVYYRPDSYPDADYILDPVRSYYCRHNVWKTRSYDSLYFDKDLFNGFLHETDRLLRKYLKTGRKLKQRTSEEWADPYVNAVIEADRKAVLEASRPKISIDLSELDQIRSDSLITRNSLLTEEDLQELNETQVETVPEPETKNTDEAQNTAAVPLNAVEAKILRKLLRYEDPSSLIRKNHLTPALTADKINEAMFDEIGDTILACEDDQLSIVEDYREDLARLLGGTQ
- the dnaX gene encoding DNA polymerase III subunit gamma/tau, producing MGRPALYQKYRSQTFDEVIGQQYVVRSIQNAIRTGTVGHAYLFCGPRGTGKTTMARLLARAINCEHPDKAPCGECENCREAIAGTHPDIIEINAANETHVDDIRDLIDRAQLAPMLGKYKIYIIDEVHQLSSSAASALLKTLEEPPAHVIFILATTDPQKLLPTIISRCQRFDFTRIDTEQIKEHLLDISSKEGFQLDPDAAEEIAELADGGMRDSLSILDQAYAYAGQHITSASINEIFGLASMDEKMNLLTAICTHDTAAILNRLKNAEQHGNDLRRLTHDLIVILKDAIVASSTDDEKLLQSASMEQCQKLLQYCRKDQLLAMIRVLSEAEDRYRYTYSVRDCLEVACLEMMQLLQEPEQRSVEKTRASAPSMTEQKKVEKEENPTIEKTAQAVPEPEVLTPQPEQREPAGNDQTVSDSEPVQEMEPVHIHECDQNEILEIMAAANKSCKGEDQKKVSAILDEGSMDQYKSMLIQTEIGASGPDVILLVCKSAPVAHAVMEEKFNKGFYFFLKDHGIDKMPYAVTGEAFKAATAAFVARMRQKDLPEKIKVSRWQKESEASKEEDVFEKLVDGFGAENIEVIDDEHK
- a CDS encoding nucleoside deaminase, encoding MHSDEYFMQEALKEAQKAAEIDEVPVGAVIVRDNEIVARAHNMREHYQQANAHAEMLAIEEASKVLGTWSLDDCDLYVTLEPCMMCTGVIGLSRIRNLYYGTADPKGGCTETLVQVKQLKHIGSYPKTIWSGILQKECSEILSTFFAERRNRPRKQTGTNR